The following proteins are encoded in a genomic region of Musa acuminata AAA Group cultivar baxijiao chromosome BXJ2-11, Cavendish_Baxijiao_AAA, whole genome shotgun sequence:
- the LOC135626579 gene encoding agamous-like MADS-box protein AGL80 yields the protein MILCYIKMGEGFLFPAATMARKKLKLAWIANESTRRATYKKRKKGLVKKVSELATLCNVKVCMVIYGPQEAEPEAWPSVPEAVGVLTRFRSMPEMEQQRKMMDQEGLLRQRAAKVQEQLRRQERDNRDLEAALLMHQALAGRRLHDLGIEDATGLAWVVDRKLKAVQEKINQEMTQLALLSAEASSAGDKEPKNPMEMAMATLQRQNWFLDPIHSNANAVFGGGEEIMPISYNDHNATWLDPYFPVN from the coding sequence ATGATACTGTGCTATATAAAGATGGGCGAAGGATTCTTGTTCCCGGCAGCTACGATGGCGAGGAAGAAGCTGAAGCTTGCATGGATCGCCAACGAGTCCACGAGGAGGGCCACctacaagaagaggaagaaggggttGGTGAAGAAGGTGAGCGAGCTGGCGACGCTTTGCAACGTGAAGGTGTGCATGGTGATCTACGGGCCGCAGGAGGCGGAGCCGGAGGCGTGGCCATCGGTGCCGGAGGCAGTTGGGGTGCTGACGCGGTTCAGGAGCATGCCGGAGATGGAGCAGCAGCGGAAGATGATGGACCAGGAGGGCCTCCTCCGACAGCGGGCCGCCAAGGTGCAGGAGCAGCTCCGCCGGCAGGAGCGCGACAACCGCGACCTGGAGGCCGCGTTGCTGATGCACCAGGCGCTCGCGGGGCGGCGCCTGCACGACCTGGGGATCGAGGACGCCACCGGCCTAGCGTGGGTGGTCGACCGGAAGCTGAAGGCGGTGCAGGAAAAGATCAACCAGGAGATGACGCAGCTGGCGCTGCTGTCGGCCGAGGCGTCGTCGGCCGGCGACAAGGAGCCGAAGAACCCCATGGAGATGGCCATGGCGACGCTTCAGCGGCAGAATTGGTTCCTCGATCCCATCCACTCCAACGCCAACGCAGTCTTTGGCGGTGGCGAAGAGATCATGCCCATCTCTTACAATGACCACAACGCCACCTGGCTCGATCCTTACTTCCCCGTCAACTGA
- the LOC135626575 gene encoding peroxisome biogenesis protein 19-2-like isoform X2 → MADSASDDLDPLLDSALDDFSKLGLAPAAQRSDGDGDDGEGRASLPSMASAPRVQGLGMGLPDLGGARRKAQQRARPGGSHASEALEKLMQLTREAVRGLESATGAAVPRGGDAGFDEDRMVGELVKQFEELAGSQDVESIVETLMQQLLSKEILHEPMREIGERYPKWLEENKNDLNPEEYDRYYRQYELILKLNDVYENDPENFSKIVDLMQTIQECGQPPSDIVQELAPDLDLSNFGQLSPDQLDATSDCCIM, encoded by the exons ATGGCCGATTCTGCCTCTGACGATTTGGACCCGCTCCTCGATA GCGCTTTGGACGATTTCTCGAAGCTCGGTCTCGCTCCGGCCGCCCAGAG GAGCGATGGTGATGGAGACGACGGAGAGGGAAGGGCTTCGTTGCCGTCGATGGCTTCGGCTCCGCGGGTGCAGGGATTGGGGATGGGATTGCCGGACTTGGGCGGCGCGCGGAGGAAGGCCCAGCAGAGGGCCCGGCCCGGTGGGTCCCACGCCTCCGAGGCGCTCGAGAAGTTGATGCAGCTGACGCGTGAGGCGGTGAGGGGCCTGGAGTCCGCCACGGGGGCCGCCGTCCCCAGAGGCGGCGATGCTGGGTTTGATGAGGACAGGATGGTCGGCGAGTTAGTCAAGCAGTTTGAGGAGCTCGCAGGCTCGCAG GATGTGGAATCTATTGTTGAAACTCTTATGCAACAGCTTTTGTCTAAAGAAATTCTGCATGAGCCCATGAGGGAAATTGGAGAAAGATATCCAAAGTGGTTGGAAGAGAACAAAAATGATCTGAACCCGGAAGAATATGACCGCTATTATCGCCAATATGAGCTTATATTGAAGCTAAATGATGTTTATGAAAATGACCCTGAAAACTTCTCCAAGATTGTTGATCTCATGCAGACTATACAGGAATGTGGTCAACCACCCAGTGATATTGTACAAGAACTTGCTCCTGATCTTGATCTAAGCAACTTCGGCCAATT ATCCCCTGATCAACTCGATGCCACATCCGATTGTTGTATAATGTGA
- the LOC135626578 gene encoding protoporphyrinogen oxidase, chloroplastic-like: protein MAAAAAISTLFFSTRPPAAGEARRIRGSRRRVRCSVASDPAVRDPGGEAAAGRLSVDCVVVGGGISGLCTAQALATRYSGAAAEVLVTEARNRVGGNITTVERDGYLWEEGPNSFQPSDPVLCMAVDSGLRDDLVFGDPNAPRFVLWNGKLRPVPSKPTDLPIFDLMSIGGKLRAGFGAIGIRPPPPGHEESVEDFVRRNLGDEVFERLIEPFCSGVYAGDPAKLSMKAAFGKVWKLEQNGGSIIGGTIKAIQERNKNPKPPRDPRLPKPKGQTVASFRKGLAMLPDAISSRLGNKIKLSWKLTSIRKLDDQGYILMYETPEGLTSVQTRSVVLTIPSYIASNLLRPLSNDAADALSKFYYPPVAAVSISYPKEAIRKECLIDGELKGFGQLHPRSQGVETLGTIYSSSLFPNRAPPGRVLLLNYIGGATNTGIVSKTESELVEAVDCDLRKMLINPNADDPFVLGVRVWPQAIPQFSIGHLDHLEAAKATLSKGGFQGLFLGGNYVAGVALGRCVEGAYDSASEVSDFLTKFAYN from the exons ATGGCCGCCGCTGCCGCCATCTCCACCCTGTTCTTCTCCACTCGGCCCCCGGCTGCGGGGGAGGCGCGCCGGATCCGGGGATCCCGACGGCGTGTCCGATGCTCCGTCGCCAGCGACCCCGCTGTCAGGGACCCCGGCGGAGAGGCGGCGGCCGGGCGGCTCTCGGTGGACTGCGTCGTGGTTGGCGGCGGGATCAGCGGACTCTGTACGGCCCAGGCGCTGGCCACGAGGTACTCCGGGGCGGCCGCGGAGGTGCTGGTGACGGAGGCGAGGAATCgggttgggggcaacatcaccacCGTCGAGAGGGACGGCTACCTGTGGGAGGAGGGTCCTAACAGCTTCCAGCCCTCCGACCCGGTGCTCTGCATGGCG GTGGATAGTGGTTTGAGGGATGATCTTGTCTTTGGTGATCCTAATGCTCCACGATTTGTTTTGTGGAATGGAAAATTGAGGCCAGTTCCATCTAAGCCAACTGATTTGCCTATATTTGACTTGATGAGCATTGGTGGTAAGCTTCGGGCTGGATTTGGTGCTATTGGCATTCGACCTCCTCCACCA GGTCACGAGGAGTCGGTTGAAGATTTTGTGCGCCGTAATCTCGGAGATGAGGTCTTTGAACGTCTGATAGAGCCATTCTGCTCAG GTGTCTATGCCGGTGATCCGGCAAAGCTTAGCATGAAAGCAGCATTTGGGAAGGTTTGGAAGCTAGAGCAGAATGGTGGAAGTATTATTGGTGGAACTATAAAAGCAATTCAGGAGAGAAATAAGAACCCTAAACCACCTAGAGATCC GCGTCTGCCAAAGCCCAAGGGACAAACCGTTGCATCTTTCAGGAAAGGACTTGCAATGCTTCCTGATGCAATTTCTTCCAG GTTGGGTAACAAAATCAAGTTATCATGGAAGCTCACTAGCATCAGAAAGCTGGATGATCAAGGGTATATCTTAATGTATGAAACACCAGAAGGGTTAACATCCGTGCAGACTAGAAGTGTTGTTCTGACAATTCCATCATACATTGCTAGCAATCTGTTGCGTCCTCTTTCA AATGATGCAGCAGATGCTCTCTCAAAGTTCTATTATCCACCAGTTGCAGCAGTTTCTATTTCATATCCCAAGGAAGCAATTAGAAAGGAATGCTTGATAGATGGTGAGCTTAAGGGTTTTGGTCAGTTACATCCTCGCAGTCAAGGAGTGGAGACATTAG GAACAATATATAGCTCTTCGCTTTTTCCCAACCGTGCCCCACCTGGAAGGGTATTGCTCCTCAACTACATCGGAGGTGCTACAAATACAGGAATTGTATCCAAG ACGGAGAGCGAGCTGGTCGAAGCCGTCGACTGCGACCTCAGGAAGATGCTGATAAATCCAAATGCCGACGACCCCTTCGTTCTGGGTGTGAGAGTGTGGCCACAAGCCATTCCACAGTTCTCGATCGGGCATCTCGACCATCTTGAAGCTGCCAAGGCCACCCTCAGCAAAGGCGGCTTCCAAGGACTGTTCCTGGGAGGCAACTACGTAGCAGGCGTGGCCTTAGGTCGATGCGTCGAGGGTGCCTACGACAGTGCCTCTGAGGTCTCAGATTTCCTAACAAAGTTTGCATACAACTGA
- the LOC135626580 gene encoding H/ACA ribonucleoprotein complex subunit 4-like yields MSSPPPPADIASPSPTTDRKKKKKKKSKDENILPSPSAGGPGEDQDKDYFIKPQSLTPAVDTSSWPILLKNYDRLNVRTGHYTPLPAGHSPLKRPLPEYLRYGILNLDKPSNPSSHEVVAWIKRILRAEKTGHSGTLDPKVTGNLIVCIDRATRLVKSQQGAGKEYVCVARLHSAVPDVAKVARALETLTGAVFQRPPLISAVKRELRIRTIYESKLLEYDPDRHLVVFWISCQAGTYVRTLCVHLGLILGVGGHMQELRRVRSGILGEKDNMVTMHDVLDAQWMHDNFKDESYLRRVVMPLEVLLTSYKRLVVKDSAVNAICYGAKLMIPGLLRFENDIEVGEEVVLMTTKGEAIALGIAEMTTAVMATCDHGSVARIKRVVMDRDTYPRKWGLGPRALAKKKMIAGGLLDKHGKPNEKTPAEWLRNLVLPTGGDSMVASLAAAPESVAPKDEVAAEVKVDKKKKKKHKDKDGGCDDEDGGEGRKRKLEDAREAPAAKKVKIEKPQDVILDAESKKLEDVEEVEQAQDEEKSEKKKKKKKKVKEGEEAELADGEKVVEKEKKKKKSSKNISEAGSSDEEKLTEEKKKKKKRSKEDNNGEETELPRSLTGDNEEVKTSKKKEKKKKKNRDAEGTTA; encoded by the coding sequence ATGTCCTCTCCGCCGCCGCCGGCCGACATCGCCTCGCCGTCTCCCACCACCgataggaagaagaaaaagaagaagaaaagcaagGACGAGAACATTCTTCCGTCTCCCTCCGCTGGCGGCCCCGGAGAAGACCAGGATAAGGACTACTTCATCAAACCTCAGTCCCTCACCCCGGCCGTTGACACCTCGTCGTGGCCGATCCTCCTCAAGAACTACGATCGCCTCAATGTCCGCACCGGCCATTATACGCCGCTCCCCGCCGGGCACTCCCCCCTGAAGAGGCCCCTACCGGAGTACCTTCGCTACGGCATCCTCAACCTCGACAAGCCCTCCAATCCCTCCTCCCACGAGGTCGTCGCCTGGATCAAGCGCATCCTCCGCGCTGAGAAGACCGGCCACAGCGGCACCCTCGACCCCAAGGTCACCGGCAACCTCATCGTCTGCATCGACCGCGCCACCCGCCTCGTCAAGTCCCAGCAGGGCGCCGGCAAGGAGTACGTCTGCGTTGCCCGCCTCCACTCTGCCGTCCCTGATGTCGCCAAGGTCGCCCGGGCGCTCGAGACCCTCACCGGTGCGGTGTTCCAGCGTCCCCCGCTTATCTCTGCCGTCAAGCGCGAGCTCCGCATTCGGACCATCTACGAGAGCAAGCTGCTCGAGTACGACCCCGACAGGCACCTGGTCGTCTTCTGGATTTCCTGCCAGGCCGGGACCTATGTCCGTACCCTCTGTGTCCATCTCGGCCTGATCCTTGGGGTCGGTGGGCATATGCAGGAACTGCGGCGGGTCCGCTCAGGGATTCTTGGCGAGAAGGATAATATGGTGACGATGCACGATGTGTTGGATGCACAATGGATGCATGACAATTTCAAGGACGAGAGCTACTTGAGGCGGGTGGTGATGCCATTGGAGGTGCTGCTCACTAGCTACAAGAGGCTGGTCGTTAAGGATTCCGCTGTGAATGCTATTTGTTATGGGGCAAAGCTGATGATTCCTGGACTGTTGAGGTTTGAGAATGATATAGAGGTTGGAGAGGAGGTTGTGCTGATGACTACAAAAGGAGAAGCTATCGCTCTGGGAATTGCTGAGATGACAACGGCTGTGATGGCAACGTGTGATCATGGATCAGTTGCAAGAATAAAGAGAGTGGTGATGGATAGAGATACCTACCCTAGGAAGTGGGGCCTTGGACCAAGAGCATTGGCGAAGAAAAAGATGATTGCGGGTGGCCTGCTGGACAAGCATGGGAAGCCAAATGAGAAGACACCAGCCGAGTGGCTCAGGAATTTGGTGCTACCGACTGGTGGAGATTCGATGGTGGCCAGCCTTGCAGCAGCACCGGAATCGGTGGCACCAAAGGATGAGGTAGCAGCTGAAGTGAAGGTagataagaaaaagaagaagaaacacaaGGACAAAGATGGTGGTTGTGATGATGAAGATGGTGGTGAAGGGCGGAAGCGCAAATTGGAGGATGCCAGAGAAGCACCTGCTGCTAAGAAGGTAAAGATTGAAAAACCTCAGGATGTTATCCTGGATGCTGAATCGAAGAAGTTGGAGGATGTGGAGGAAGTTGAGCAAgcacaagatgaggagaagagtgagaagaagaaaaagaaaaaaaagaaggttaaagagggagaagaagcagAATTAGCTGATGGAGAGAAGGTAgtagagaaagaaaagaagaaaaagaagagtagTAAAAACATAAGTGAAGCAGGTTCTTCTGATGAAGAGAAGTTAacagaggaaaaaaagaaaaagaagaagaggagcaaagagGACAATAATGGTGAAGAAACTGAACTTCCTCGCAGCTTAACTGGTGACAATGAAGAGGTAAAGACAAgtaagaagaaggagaaaaagaaaaagaagaaccgTGATGCAGAGGGAACAACAGCATGA
- the LOC135627190 gene encoding cation/H(+) antiporter 19-like translates to MATVALNTTAAATTCKPPMKATSNGSWQGDNPLDYALPLAIVQICLVITVTRFLAFVLRPLRQPRVIAEIIGGILLGPSALGRSEAFLNTVFPKQSLTVLDTLANIGLLFFLFLVGLELDIRAIRRTGKRALGIAVAGISLPFIMGIGTSVVLRHTVSKGVRAGPFLVFMGVALSITAFPVLARILAELKLLTTDLGRMAMSAAAVNDVAAWILLALAIALTGSGSPLISLWVLLTGVGFVVFVALLVRPVLDWMARRSPVGEPVKEIYICATLATVLAAGFVTDTIGIHALFGAFIIGIVVPKDGPFAGVLIEKIEDLIAGLFLPLYFVSSGLKTNVATIRGGQSWALLVLVICTASFGKIGGTLVVSLLVKVPMREALTLGILMNTKGLVELIVLNIGKDRKVLNDETFAILVLMALFTTFITTPIVMAVYKPARRSPPYKHRSILRDDAESEFRILACFHGSRNIPTMINLIESSRGTRRRGITVYAVHLMELSERSSAISMVHKARRNGLPFWNKKQCYEDGGDQLVVAFQAYQQLSNVTVRSMTAISDLQTIHEDIITSAEQKRTSFILLPFHKLQQIDGSMESIGHAYHLVNQRVLRCAPCSVGILVDRGLGGAAQVVASEVFYTVAVLFFGGRDDREALALGMRMAEHPGIQLTVTRFIPQADQLRGRDGGGSVTIRMDANEIAADEDYITVFRDKVLPSNESITYDDKVAGGKAEIVAAIKDMGRCNLFLVGQAPATVALTDKNDCPELGPVGSYLASSEFGTTSSVLVIKQFDPTANPPQQADEGLLTSDLPDTPVAGSARH, encoded by the exons ATGGCGACGGTGGCGCTGAACACGACTGCGGCAGCGACGACGTGCAAGCCGCCGATGAAGGCGACGTCGAACGGGTCGTGGCAGGGCGACAACCCACTGGACTATGCGCTGCCGTTGGCCATTGTCCAGATCTGCTTGGTGATCACTGTCACGAGATTCCTCGCCTTCGTCCTGCGACCCCTTCGCCAGCCGCGCGTCATCGCCGAGATCATC GGCGGGATATTGCTGGGCCCATCGGCGCTGGGGCGCAGCGAGGCGTTCCTCAACACGGTGTTTCCGAAGCAGAGCCTGACGGTGCTCGACACCCTCGCCAACATcggccttctcttcttcctcttcctggtGGGGCTGGAGCTAGACATTCGTGCCATCCGCCGCACCGGGAAGCGCGCCCTGGGCATTGCCGTCGCTGGCATCTCCCTCCCCTTCATCATGGGCATCGGCACCTCTGTCGTCCTCCGCCACACCGTCTCCAAGGGCGTCCGCGCTGGCCCCTTTCTAGTCTTCATGGGCGTCGCCCTCTCCATCACCGCCTTCCCCGTCCTCGCCCGCATCCTCGCCGAGCTCAAGCTCCTCACTACCGACCTCGGCCGCATGGCCATGTCCGCTGCAGCCGTCAACGACGTCGCAGCCTGGATCCTCCTCGCTCTCGCCATCGCCCTGACAGGCTCAGGATCCCCCCTCATTTCCCTTTGGGTCCTCCTCACTGGCGTCGGCTTCGTCGTCTTTGTCGCCCTCCTAGTCCGCCCCGTTCTCGACTGGATGGCCCGCCGCTCCCCGGTAGGCGAGCCGGTCAAGGAGATCTACATCTGCGCGACGCTCGCCACCGTCCTCGCGGCCGGCTTCGTCACCGACACCATTGGCATTCACGCCCTGTTCGGCGCCTTCATCATCGGCATCGTCGTTCCCAAGGACGGGCCCTTCGCCGGGGTCCTTATTGAGAAGATCGAGGACCTCATCGCTGGGCTCTTCCTTCCGCTCTACTTCGTTTCTAGCGGCCTCAAGACCAACGTGGCCACCATCCGCGGCGGCCAGTCGTGGGCTCTACTCGTTCTCGTCATTTGCACCGCGAGCTTCGGCAAGATCGGCGGCACCCTCGTCGTCTCGCTGCTTGTCAAGGTTCCCATGAGAGAAGCCCTTACGCTGGGCATCCTCATGAACACCAAGGGCCTCGTCGAGCTCATCGTCCTCAACATCGGCAAGGATCGAAAA GTTCTCAACGACGAGACGTTCGCCATACTGGTGCTGATGGCCCTGTTCACCACTTTCATCACCACGCCCATAGTGATGGCCGTCTACAAGCCCGCACGTCGTTCCCCGCCGTACAAGCACCGCAGCATCCTGCGCGACGACGCAGAGAGCGAGTTCCGCATCCTGGCCTGCTTCCACGGCAGCCGAAACATCCCCACCATGATCAACTTGATCGAGTCCTCCCGTGGCACTCGGCGCCGCGGCATCACTGTCTACGCCGTGCACCTGATGGAGCTGTCGGAGCGGTCGTCCGCCATCTCCATGGTCCACAAGGCCCGGCGCAACGGCCTCCCCTTCTGGAACAAGAAGCAGTGCTACGAGGACGGCGGCGACCAGCTCGTGGTCGCCTTCCAGGCCTACCAGCAACTCAGCAACGTCACCGTCCGCTCCATGACTGCCATCTCCGACCTCCAAACGATCCACGAGGACATCATAACGAGCGCCGAGCAGAAGcgaacctccttcatcctcctcCCTTTCCACAAGCTCCAGCAGATCGATGGTTCAATGGAGTCGATCGGCCACGCCTACCACCTCGTCAACCAGCGTGTCCTCCGCTGTGCCCCGTGCTCCGTCGGCATCCTTGTGGACCGCGGGCTCGGTGGCGCAGCTCAGGTTGTTGCCAGCGAAGTGTTCTACACGGTGGCGGTCCTCTTCTTCGGGGGCAGGGATGACCGGGAGGCCCTCGCCCTCGGGATGCGCATGGCGGAGCACCCAGGGATCCAGCTCACCGTCACGCGGTTCATTCCCCAAGCGGATCAGTTGAGGGGCCGCGACGGAGGAGGGAGCGTGACCATAAGGATGGATGCGAACGAGATCGCCGCCGACGAGGACTACATCACCGTGTTCCGCGACAAGGTGTTGCCCTCCAACGAGTCCATCACGTACGACGATAAGGTGGCGGGAGGAAAGGCCGAGATCGTTGCTGCGATCAAGGACATGGGGCGGTGCAACCTGTTCCTGGTAGGTCAAGCGCCTGCCACCGTAGCTTTGACTGACAAGAATGACTGCCCTGAGCTGGGGCCGGTCGGGAGCTATTTGGCTTCGTCCGAGTTCGGCACGACATCGTCGGTGTTGGTAATCAAGCAGTTCGATCCGACGGCAAACCCACCACAGCAGGCTGACGAGGGGCTGCTGACGTCCGACTTGCCCGATACTCCCGTGGCTGGAAGCGCCCGCCATTAA
- the LOC135626576 gene encoding transcription factor MYB61-like codes for MGGHSCCHKQKPRKGLWSPEEDEKLIKHINKYGHGCWSTVPNQAGLQRCGKSCRLRWINYLRPDLKRGTFSQQEEDLIIELHAVLGNRWSKIAAHLPGRTDNEIKNLWNSSIKKKLTQRGIDPSSHKPLVKVDGGDDDKVASNSDKNSDSSDLQSVIDKSMDESSTLKKEIFLDQFLTSSSSCCSSNSMGYLPFPQVSFAPDYSSSSQATSITINSNPLLWLNCNAISTPITTLSTSMALPPSYEEEDDTIPGWYTGNRKSVNDGGRIMLQSTCSFDSGVFSCSELTSEKDVQAHLGDEMEDLKWSEYLHGAFQSQPMYGDIKTGNQSAMNTVSSLYQNQQLRQELQASDIHGKRFHSVSLGFEHL; via the exons ATGGGAGGGCACTCCTGCTGCCACAAGCAGAAGCCAAGAAAAGGCCTCTGGTCTCCTGAGGAAGATGAGAAGCTCATCAAGCACATTAACAAGTATGGCCATGGGTGTTGGAGCACTGTCCCTAATCAAGCAG GTCTTCAAAGGTGTGGAAAGAGCTGCAGATTGAGGTGGATCAACTACCTGAGGCCTGACCTCAAGAGAGGTACATTCTCACAGCAGGAGGAGGACCTCATCATCGAACTCCATGCAGTCCTGGGAAACAG ATGGTCAAAGATTGCAGCACATTTGCCGGGGAGGACGGATAACGAGATCAAGAATTTGTGGAATTCCAGCATCAAGAAGAAGCTGACACAGAGAGGTATCGACCCCAGTAGCCACAAGCCACTTGTCAAGGTTGATGGTGGTGATGATGATAAGGTGGCCAGCAACAGCGACAAGAATTCTGACTCCAGCGATCTCCAGTCGGTGATTGATAAGTCCATGGATGAGAGCAGCACCTTGAAGAAAGAAATATTCTTGGACCAGTTCCTCACGAGTTCATCAAGCTGCTGTTCTTCCAATTCAATGGGTTATCTCCCTTTTCCACAGGTAAGCTTTGCTCCTGACTACAGCAGCAGCAGTCAGGCGACTTCCATCACGATCAACTCGAATCCACTCCTCTGGTTGAACTGCAATGCAATATCCACCCCAATCACAACTCTTTCGACTTCCATGGCTCTGCCACCAagctatgaagaagaagatgatacaatcccCGGCTGGTACACTGGCAACCGGAAAAGCGTAAATGATGGTGGTCGCATCATGCTGCAGAGCACTTGCTCCTTCGACAGTGGCGTCTTCTCCTGCTCAGAATTGACATCTGAGAAAGATGTGCAAGCCCACCTCGGAGACGAGATGGAGGACCTCAAATGGTCAGAGTACCTTCATGGTGCATTCCAAAGCCAACCCATGTATGGTGACATCAAGACAGGAAACCAATCCGCTATGAACACTGTGAGTTCTTTGTACCAGAACCAGCAACTGCGGCAGGAATTGCAAGCTTCAGACATCCATGGCAAGAGGTTCCACTCTGTATCTCTGGGCTTCGAGCATCTATAG